A single genomic interval of Brevibacillus brevis harbors:
- a CDS encoding S66 family peptidase: MITYPSLKNGATIGVTAPSSGVPEYLHELIRLACSRMESRGYSIVCKDTVWTQEKAKSAPATNRAAEFNALMQDEDVDIIIPPWGGELLIEILDKLDFQSMQPKWVLGYSDVSVLLFAITLKTGMATAHGTNLVDMRGAHMDETTAMWETVLSTQKGESVLQYSSPMYQKEWQHANPSPHIFHLTEPTVWKTTETTPHVNMQGRLLGGCIDILRHVIGTPYGDVQTFQREQIGNEVIIWYLENCELSATDQRRSLVQMKLAGWFDHCAGIMFGRSPVNQAVDGYTVEDVYQELACELQVPVLYDVDCGHMPPQITFINGAFAEVELSFEKGSVRQYFRP; the protein is encoded by the coding sequence AACGGCGCTACTATAGGGGTAACTGCGCCATCATCTGGTGTACCAGAGTATTTGCATGAACTGATCAGGCTGGCATGCAGTCGTATGGAGAGCAGGGGGTATTCCATCGTTTGCAAAGATACAGTCTGGACACAGGAAAAAGCCAAGTCAGCTCCTGCCACAAATCGCGCAGCCGAATTCAACGCCCTGATGCAAGATGAAGACGTCGATATCATCATCCCTCCCTGGGGTGGCGAGCTGCTGATTGAGATTTTAGACAAGCTTGATTTCCAGTCCATGCAACCAAAATGGGTGTTAGGCTATTCAGATGTGAGTGTGCTGTTGTTTGCGATTACATTAAAAACGGGGATGGCTACGGCCCATGGCACGAATCTGGTGGATATGCGTGGAGCACATATGGATGAGACGACGGCCATGTGGGAAACGGTTCTGTCCACGCAAAAGGGCGAGTCGGTTTTGCAGTACTCTTCCCCGATGTATCAAAAGGAATGGCAGCATGCGAATCCTTCGCCGCATATCTTTCACCTGACGGAACCGACTGTATGGAAAACCACAGAGACTACTCCCCACGTAAACATGCAGGGACGGCTACTTGGTGGCTGTATCGATATCCTTCGGCATGTGATTGGCACACCGTATGGGGACGTGCAAACGTTTCAAAGAGAACAGATCGGGAATGAAGTGATCATCTGGTATTTGGAAAACTGTGAGCTATCTGCGACTGATCAGCGCAGATCTTTGGTACAAATGAAGCTGGCCGGATGGTTCGATCATTGTGCGGGGATCATGTTTGGGCGCAGTCCAGTGAATCAGGCGGTCGACGGCTACACCGTGGAAGATGTCTATCAGGAGCTGGCTTGTGAGCTGCAAGTCCCTGTTCTCTACGATGTAGATTGTGGGCATATGCCGCCACAAATCACGTTTATTAATGGCGCATTTGCTGAAGTGGAGCTATCTTTCGAAAAAGGAAGCGTCCGGCAATATTTTCGGCCATAA
- a CDS encoding DMT family transporter, translating to MSQSQWKQMFLGAVCLTLAAAIWGGVYVVSKVVLEVIPPFTLLIFRFCIALVVLGAFTIGRKERVARKDYPLLMAIAFVGVTISIAAQFLGTKLSTAHMGALITSASPAFIAIFAVWLLKERIHLKQAAGILLATIGVIIVIGVPDQTDAQSSLAGNLILFVAAISWGLYTVLSKKATQRYSSLLVTTYVALFGIIFTSPLMFWELSVTPVSWQFGWDIWAGVLYIGMISTAGAFYLWNKGFELLPAGSGAGFFFVQPIVGAFLGWLLLHEHLGVGFFAGGAFIFLGVALSTLRTRESAKNKRETTEEHPLPHYNEKQG from the coding sequence ATGTCACAATCACAATGGAAGCAAATGTTTTTGGGGGCTGTCTGTCTAACACTCGCCGCAGCGATCTGGGGCGGTGTTTATGTCGTCAGCAAGGTCGTGTTGGAAGTGATTCCACCGTTCACGCTATTGATTTTTCGCTTTTGCATTGCTTTAGTCGTGTTGGGGGCATTTACCATTGGTCGCAAGGAGCGTGTCGCGAGAAAAGATTATCCTCTGCTGATGGCCATCGCCTTCGTTGGGGTCACGATCTCAATCGCCGCACAATTTCTTGGTACCAAGCTGTCTACTGCCCACATGGGTGCATTGATTACCTCTGCATCCCCTGCCTTTATTGCCATTTTCGCAGTTTGGCTATTAAAGGAGCGCATCCATCTGAAGCAGGCAGCGGGTATTTTGTTAGCGACGATTGGTGTCATCATCGTCATCGGTGTTCCAGATCAAACTGACGCCCAGTCTTCCCTGGCAGGCAACCTGATTTTGTTCGTAGCAGCGATTAGCTGGGGATTGTATACCGTTCTCAGCAAAAAGGCAACGCAGCGCTATTCGTCCCTGCTAGTCACTACCTACGTAGCATTGTTTGGCATCATCTTTACGAGTCCGCTCATGTTTTGGGAGTTGTCTGTCACGCCTGTCTCCTGGCAATTTGGTTGGGACATATGGGCAGGCGTCCTCTATATTGGGATGATTTCTACCGCAGGTGCTTTTTATTTGTGGAACAAAGGCTTCGAGCTGCTGCCCGCAGGGAGTGGGGCCGGATTCTTTTTTGTTCAGCCCATTGTCGGTGCATTTTTAGGCTGGCTGTTGCTACATGAACATTTGGGTGTTGGCTTTTTCGCTGGTGGCGCATTTATTTTCCTCGGTGTCGCCTTGTCCACTCTGCGTACACGTGAATCGGCCAAAAATAAACGTGAAACGACGGAGGAACATCCTCTCCCCCATTACAACGAGAAGCAAGGCTAA
- a CDS encoding GNAT family N-acetyltransferase: MSLILTGERLIIRELLREDLPDLLATYNSNPKYNQLRNGTSTISLSELQAEYDATISIPSGHWFAITREGTIIGVIHIVLSSENDSKSWISLLLLHADYQQQGFGKEAVTLIEAYCIQHGSQHVHHGVIAHNEPALLFWGRLGYEQYRQVEAPVGRLTQPVLLVAKWLTPTI; encoded by the coding sequence ATGAGTCTCATTCTGACAGGTGAGCGGCTCATCATTCGCGAATTGCTGCGCGAGGACTTACCCGACTTACTCGCCACCTACAACAGTAATCCAAAGTACAATCAGCTTCGAAACGGCACGAGCACAATAAGTCTTTCTGAACTGCAAGCCGAATATGATGCCACGATAAGCATACCTTCCGGGCATTGGTTCGCTATTACTCGTGAAGGTACAATCATCGGAGTCATCCATATCGTCCTCTCCAGCGAAAACGATTCAAAAAGCTGGATTAGTCTCTTGCTCCTGCATGCTGATTATCAGCAACAGGGCTTTGGAAAAGAAGCAGTGACACTCATAGAAGCCTACTGCATCCAACATGGCAGTCAGCATGTTCATCACGGTGTCATTGCGCATAATGAACCCGCTCTTCTTTTCTGGGGACGGCTTGGCTATGAGCAGTATCGTCAGGTGGAGGCACCAGTCGGTCGTCTGACACAACCGGTGCTGCTGGTAGCCAAGTGGCTAACCCCTACAATTTAA
- a CDS encoding DinB family protein: MFEQELLPTLQTARSRYQDALVQLDESELGWKLAPGSNSIGFLIHHIAEVEYRFCMMFFGRAIPSGITLTTIGPVKDEGNFTELSALLAFKDAAYHHLLDSLAALPKDAWDIPCVAPIATLTPRQALGRLIYHMGYHGGQIGLIRKYGGPQ, from the coding sequence ATGTTCGAACAAGAACTATTGCCGACCTTGCAAACAGCTCGCTCCCGTTATCAGGATGCACTCGTCCAATTGGATGAATCCGAGCTTGGCTGGAAGCTGGCTCCGGGCTCCAATTCCATCGGATTTTTGATTCATCACATCGCAGAAGTCGAATATCGATTCTGTATGATGTTTTTCGGAAGAGCAATCCCGTCCGGCATCACCCTCACTACAATTGGACCTGTAAAGGATGAAGGGAATTTTACCGAATTGTCTGCCCTGCTTGCTTTCAAAGATGCTGCCTACCATCACTTGCTGGATTCTCTGGCTGCTCTGCCAAAAGACGCGTGGGACATCCCCTGTGTAGCACCGATTGCGACTTTGACTCCCCGTCAGGCACTTGGTCGTCTGATCTATCATATGGGCTACCACGGCGGGCAGATTGGACTTATCCGCAAATACGGAGGACCTCAATGA
- a CDS encoding acyl-CoA thioesterase, whose protein sequence is MAHRYHLTVRSTDIDVIGHVNNAKYLEYMEWARFEWIWEQGFTLDELRRRAIMPVVVNININYRKELKMREEVTAITTVVKVGEKSFVIRQELYNAVDVLVADADVTMVMIDANTRQSISLPVELKEALLVELPKS, encoded by the coding sequence ATGGCTCATCGCTATCATCTAACGGTTCGATCTACTGATATTGACGTAATCGGACATGTGAACAATGCCAAATATTTAGAGTACATGGAGTGGGCGCGTTTTGAGTGGATATGGGAGCAAGGATTTACGCTGGATGAATTGAGGCGACGGGCCATCATGCCGGTAGTGGTCAATATAAACATTAACTACCGTAAAGAATTGAAGATGCGTGAAGAGGTAACGGCGATTACGACAGTGGTCAAGGTGGGTGAAAAAAGCTTCGTCATCCGCCAGGAGCTGTACAACGCTGTAGATGTATTAGTAGCGGACGCCGATGTGACAATGGTCATGATCGATGCGAATACACGCCAATCTATTTCTTTGCCAGTTGAGTTGAAAGAGGCATTGCTTGTGGAATTGCCTAAAAGCTAA
- a CDS encoding HAD family hydrolase, translated as MSKFTTILFDLDDTLFDFSACWEKGMQQTIATHALTAELDQEKFLEALRRHGDDLWVDVIAKRYDFTQYRRLRFQRAMADCNRQIEAEQVDDFQRAYQAACMDAVQPDATVQSTIARLAEEHTLGIVTNGPVDMAFIKLERLGLSMYFPRERVFLSEIIGHHKPDLRIYEHVREKLGVESKQVLFVGDTWEADVAGAMDAGFSAVWINPRGKKPTSEHQPLAVIERLDQLLAIL; from the coding sequence ATGTCCAAATTTACGACAATCCTATTTGATCTCGATGACACTCTCTTCGACTTTTCAGCTTGCTGGGAGAAAGGGATGCAGCAGACGATTGCGACCCATGCACTTACAGCAGAATTAGACCAAGAGAAATTCCTTGAGGCTCTGCGGCGCCACGGAGATGATCTGTGGGTCGATGTTATTGCCAAACGCTACGATTTTACGCAATACAGGAGGCTGCGTTTTCAGCGAGCCATGGCTGATTGCAACCGACAGATTGAAGCGGAGCAGGTAGACGATTTTCAACGCGCCTACCAGGCGGCATGTATGGATGCAGTCCAGCCAGATGCCACTGTCCAGTCTACTATTGCGAGGTTGGCAGAAGAGCATACGCTAGGGATTGTCACCAATGGTCCTGTCGATATGGCGTTTATCAAGCTGGAGCGGTTGGGATTGTCTATGTATTTTCCGCGGGAGCGGGTGTTTCTCTCCGAGATTATCGGGCATCATAAGCCTGATCTGCGCATATATGAACATGTTCGTGAAAAACTCGGTGTTGAGAGCAAGCAGGTGCTGTTCGTCGGAGATACGTGGGAGGCAGATGTAGCAGGGGCGATGGACGCAGGCTTCTCAGCAGTCTGGATCAATCCACGAGGGAAGAAGCCTACTTCCGAACATCAGCCACTCGCTGTCATTGAACGACTGGATCAGCTTCTCGCAATCTTGTAG
- a CDS encoding ABC transporter ATP-binding protein, with amino-acid sequence MAMIETIQLNKRFGNRTVVNDVSLTVHSGEIFGFLGRNGAGKSTFINMLTGILIPTAGTIRMFGEDAHTEGWKKRIGVLPDYSTFYDHLSPAEHLHYFAQVKGVTLTKEECMRILTDVELEEHASRKAKTFSFGMKKKLGIAQALVGDPELIFLDEPTSGVDVESALHIQNLLRKLHQQGKTLFMTSHNLNEVEKICTRIAIMKSGKISSLGTLDELQAAHQAWRSVHVRHSAFATEDSGNLRTFIESLGRNTIWEDGRLSIQVDDDQKVATLVRALVQARVDIYGVNVEVPSLERIFMGEESHDA; translated from the coding sequence ATGGCAATGATCGAGACCATACAGTTAAACAAGCGCTTTGGCAATCGAACGGTCGTGAATGATGTTAGTCTTACTGTACACAGCGGGGAGATTTTCGGATTCCTCGGTCGAAACGGCGCAGGAAAATCGACCTTTATCAATATGCTGACAGGCATTCTGATTCCGACTGCGGGCACCATTCGCATGTTTGGAGAAGATGCCCATACAGAAGGCTGGAAAAAACGAATTGGCGTACTGCCGGATTACTCCACCTTCTACGACCATTTATCTCCTGCGGAGCACCTGCACTATTTCGCTCAGGTAAAAGGCGTCACACTGACAAAAGAAGAATGCATGCGCATCCTGACAGACGTTGAGCTTGAGGAGCATGCATCCCGCAAAGCCAAAACCTTTTCCTTCGGGATGAAAAAGAAGCTGGGTATTGCCCAAGCATTAGTCGGAGACCCGGAGCTCATCTTCCTTGATGAACCTACTTCTGGCGTAGACGTCGAATCAGCCCTGCATATTCAAAATTTGCTGCGCAAGCTCCATCAACAAGGAAAAACGCTCTTCATGACCTCGCACAATTTGAATGAAGTCGAGAAAATCTGTACCCGCATCGCCATCATGAAAAGCGGAAAGATCAGTTCACTCGGTACTCTCGATGAGCTGCAAGCTGCCCATCAGGCATGGCGATCTGTGCATGTGCGTCACTCGGCTTTTGCTACGGAGGATTCTGGAAACCTGCGCACCTTTATTGAGTCCCTTGGGCGCAATACGATTTGGGAAGACGGACGTCTATCGATCCAGGTCGATGATGATCAAAAAGTGGCAACCCTCGTTCGTGCTCTTGTCCAGGCGCGCGTGGATATTTATGGCGTGAACGTTGAAGTCCCTTCACTCGAACGAATTTTTATGGGGGAAGAGTCTCATGATGCTTAA
- a CDS encoding ABC transporter permease: MMKEKGADLPMWAICQHEFFRLFKSIKSLITVAFIVGISYLVSDLVNQAASFLPQKELAQGHALGIFALIMLFGPLFVFSLSHDVINRELAGRTIRFLVTRTSRNQIIFGKFLGVAFFWLTCMIITFGVVFATVQTFDAKTFYLCVSLLIYCISLALLLSLVIPRPSYTMFLGIVIALILPGLGLWSTFSSHPAAPWIKYLTPFSFMEKGGAWTGFIWLYAAAFLIASMYLFRRRDC, encoded by the coding sequence ATGATGAAGGAGAAAGGAGCGGATTTACCTATGTGGGCTATTTGCCAACACGAATTTTTTCGGCTATTTAAAAGTATTAAATCGTTAATTACCGTTGCCTTTATCGTAGGCATCTCGTACTTGGTTTCTGATCTCGTCAATCAGGCAGCAAGCTTTCTCCCACAAAAGGAGCTGGCTCAGGGACACGCGCTTGGTATCTTTGCACTCATCATGCTGTTCGGGCCCTTGTTTGTATTCAGCCTGTCTCATGATGTCATAAATCGTGAGCTAGCGGGCAGGACGATTCGCTTTCTCGTCACCCGGACTTCACGCAATCAGATCATTTTTGGGAAATTTCTCGGAGTGGCGTTCTTCTGGTTAACCTGCATGATTATTACGTTTGGCGTCGTTTTCGCCACCGTGCAAACGTTTGACGCCAAGACCTTTTACCTCTGCGTATCCCTGCTTATCTATTGCATCTCGCTGGCGCTGCTGCTCTCGCTCGTGATACCTCGCCCCAGCTACACGATGTTTTTGGGAATTGTGATCGCACTGATCTTGCCAGGTCTCGGGCTGTGGAGTACCTTCTCCAGTCACCCAGCAGCTCCATGGATTAAATATTTGACACCCTTTTCATTTATGGAAAAAGGCGGCGCCTGGACCGGCTTCATTTGGCTCTATGCAGCAGCTTTTCTGATCGCTTCTATGTACTTATTCCGACGGAGGGATTGTTAA
- a CDS encoding response regulator transcription factor: MEKEARILLVDDEEAILQMLQTVLKKEGFVQIDTCTTAAEAIRLVEEKTYDLLILDVMLPDKNGFELCGAVRQRTKAPVFFLTAKGTDFDKLSGFAYGADDYITKPFHPLEVVARMKAHLRRTLGGSAPAQEEKRFDFGRFQVNLEAAELFVNGERVDCPAQVFSLLVFFCQNPNRVFTKEQIYDHVWKDEYGMFDENTVMVHIHKLRQRIEENPGQPKLLVTVRGLGYKLVSPARQS; the protein is encoded by the coding sequence ATGGAGAAAGAAGCAAGAATCTTGCTGGTAGATGATGAAGAAGCGATTTTGCAGATGCTTCAAACAGTGCTGAAAAAGGAAGGCTTTGTCCAGATCGATACATGTACGACAGCAGCAGAGGCGATTCGTCTCGTGGAGGAGAAGACATACGACTTGTTGATTCTGGATGTCATGCTCCCTGATAAAAATGGATTTGAGCTGTGCGGAGCCGTGCGCCAGCGAACAAAGGCACCGGTCTTTTTTCTGACGGCAAAGGGCACGGATTTTGATAAATTAAGCGGATTCGCTTATGGAGCGGATGATTACATAACGAAGCCATTTCATCCACTAGAGGTCGTTGCCCGGATGAAGGCTCATCTGCGCAGAACCTTGGGGGGATCTGCTCCAGCCCAGGAAGAAAAGCGCTTTGATTTTGGCCGTTTTCAAGTAAATCTGGAGGCAGCCGAGCTGTTCGTGAACGGAGAACGAGTGGACTGCCCGGCGCAAGTATTTTCATTGCTCGTCTTTTTCTGCCAGAATCCGAACCGGGTATTTACGAAAGAACAAATATACGATCATGTATGGAAAGACGAGTACGGGATGTTTGATGAAAATACAGTCATGGTGCACATTCACAAGCTGCGCCAGCGCATAGAAGAAAATCCGGGACAGCCAAAGCTCCTGGTTACGGTAAGAGGGCTGGGCTACAAGCTGGTTAGTCCGGCAAGACAGTCATGA
- a CDS encoding sensor histidine kinase: MNLRNKLIFQYVRQLFGFLLILLLFLIIAMLGLGWRIMNEQLAVDLSRLEASDLTLKMDYEGKRVRVEPEIEQSVARHQGWLQIIDKHGKILYNYRTPADVPSQFGPGEWISYVEDRDASPYHITHWVINQFDENMIILYGTPAPEKEMMKRLIAAKTGTSKETWDTLNKSFSQEKAWYLVYDHTGKLIHQWNHPRASAQLDMTEVLQNGETAKNVPVRITSRYDTKSDLTYVVGTPNPNYQSGVQETSEDAMVKETFLQIGVILILVVLFAGSWYAWRVGKPLLHMVNWLERLAQGRYEEPIGKKGKPIGRNWRGKEKKSFRVFKDVFDALRHLSETLRSNEKLQQEIEQTREEWITGLSHDLKTPLSSIYGYATFLESEQYEWDRKEVSEFGKTIREKSDYMNGLIEDLNLTYRLKNQALPMVKQPVAIVESIRRIVVDMVNDPSSSLHDIEFLANVQSLRAEVDPIWFRRIIVNILTNAIKYTPAGTHLLVEVQSIATDQFMVKIADNGPGMDETTLANLFERYYRGGHTGENTSGTGLGMAIAKQLVLAHGGEITVESKLGSGTVVVMTFPAVIS; this comes from the coding sequence ATGAATTTGCGAAACAAGCTGATCTTTCAATATGTCCGGCAACTGTTCGGGTTTCTCCTCATCTTGCTGCTGTTTTTGATTATCGCGATGCTGGGGTTAGGCTGGCGCATAATGAACGAGCAGTTGGCCGTCGATTTGTCCAGGCTGGAAGCGTCCGATTTGACATTGAAGATGGATTACGAGGGGAAGCGTGTTCGCGTCGAACCGGAAATCGAGCAGAGCGTGGCGAGGCATCAAGGCTGGTTGCAGATTATCGACAAGCATGGAAAAATCCTGTACAACTATCGGACGCCTGCTGATGTTCCCAGCCAATTTGGGCCAGGAGAGTGGATTAGTTATGTAGAAGACCGTGATGCTTCTCCCTATCACATCACGCACTGGGTTATAAACCAATTTGACGAAAATATGATCATCCTCTATGGAACACCCGCTCCAGAAAAAGAAATGATGAAGCGACTGATCGCAGCAAAAACGGGAACCAGCAAAGAGACATGGGATACGTTGAACAAAAGCTTTTCCCAAGAAAAGGCATGGTACTTGGTATACGATCATACGGGGAAACTCATTCATCAATGGAATCACCCGAGAGCTTCTGCCCAGTTAGACATGACGGAAGTACTTCAGAACGGCGAGACAGCAAAAAATGTTCCTGTCCGCATCACAAGTCGATATGACACGAAGAGCGACTTGACGTACGTAGTGGGCACTCCGAATCCAAACTATCAGTCTGGTGTCCAAGAGACGTCGGAGGATGCCATGGTCAAGGAAACGTTCCTTCAGATCGGTGTGATTTTGATCCTGGTCGTTCTATTCGCAGGAAGCTGGTATGCGTGGCGGGTAGGTAAGCCGCTCTTGCACATGGTGAATTGGCTGGAAAGACTGGCCCAAGGTCGCTATGAGGAGCCCATCGGGAAAAAAGGAAAACCAATCGGAAGGAATTGGCGAGGGAAAGAAAAGAAGTCATTTCGTGTGTTCAAGGATGTGTTTGACGCTCTCCGGCATCTGAGTGAAACCTTGCGTTCCAATGAAAAGCTTCAGCAAGAGATCGAGCAGACGCGAGAGGAATGGATTACCGGGCTCTCCCATGATCTCAAGACACCGCTGAGCTCGATTTACGGTTATGCTACCTTTTTGGAGTCCGAACAATATGAGTGGGACAGAAAAGAAGTCAGCGAATTTGGGAAAACGATACGGGAAAAGTCAGACTACATGAACGGACTGATTGAAGATTTGAATTTGACCTATCGACTCAAGAACCAAGCTTTGCCGATGGTCAAGCAACCTGTCGCGATCGTAGAAAGCATTCGCAGGATTGTGGTGGATATGGTGAACGATCCGAGCTCGTCCTTGCATGACATCGAATTTTTGGCGAATGTCCAATCGTTAAGGGCCGAGGTCGATCCAATCTGGTTTCGCCGCATCATCGTCAACATTTTGACAAACGCGATCAAATATACCCCGGCAGGTACACACTTGCTCGTAGAGGTACAGTCGATTGCAACCGATCAGTTTATGGTCAAAATTGCGGATAATGGACCGGGCATGGATGAGACGACATTGGCCAATCTGTTCGAAAGATACTACCGAGGTGGGCATACAGGAGAGAACACCAGTGGAACGGGGC